The Styela clava chromosome 10, kaStyClav1.hap1.2, whole genome shotgun sequence genome window below encodes:
- the LOC144428292 gene encoding protocadherin beta-11-like isoform X1, whose translation MAEFKMYILNYSLCYVAIIPLLLLITSVKYGFTTSISSSVHIREEKPEGSFVVNVAELFKADKLKLSRRKFRFKMLSEKLKTVTSEAQHKPTSWVKLDSETGVMTTSRKFDRDMECTGANQCVVHIQVIMLPQTSFTFLDLDLVIDDVNDNPPTFDRDVINVKISENWQTGETYNLDAFEAKDIDAGNNSRIHYELSSNGYFSLKQSTAVGGLQHLQLVLNNKLDHEKDSEINMILSAIDGGNPAMRSQVTVKVSVVDVNDNSPKFDQEEYRITLIENSAPGMLIDTISAHDADSGAMGTIRYHISTRNNKLARELLNINSRNGELRLKERVDREKHDKIRILIEARDSDITNQRIGETWLVVAVEDVNDNSPIINTVFILHAIGDTVYISESEPKGTYLLRISATDADSGDNGKVDFTMETNSLCGKAKNGDSQQPATFVLYSDGLVATSRDLDRETCHNYIITISACDRGNPAKCSKKEIKVAVLDENEHAPKFRASTQRVTVLEDSPPGTLVTTVRAYDADSEGGEAVFANSKNEIMESKNGVVQYFITSGGRGPFSLNRNTGSIRLIKSLDRETKNEWKITVTARDGAVPSSLESSCVVIITVGDINDNAPRFFNPDKNNSLIYASTVEKRPIMKLMAKDRDANKNGEIRFKLLSEKQNNVNISFESNSNTSVAGAFVLNPTTGELKLNFSRQNVTSLLGIHILNVQAFDLGTPRKSSNITIRVSVVDTPIAHLKPGDLTAAGQDDPMLLAVCIGSGIALLLVLIATIWAVRCHKTKKESKSYSLPKEDDEHNDEIHDIISLGTHVSERVELATEMECGNKSRITSTTKLMEDRPSSRSESVSKLPHSDMGYLTVTRPSLDVASPSHSDGDSGRGDSETDGTCYNKIQKKTFHIDPSTSSTPNHLSNELGVNCTEQCKILGHSDSCWMPLIRNSNSGTSSREVNSHQMEHSRRLGSISEHSSASNAPNSRSHHPHQSSHNMRDGRSPSIASNIDEIESLKRTNIIANRRACGPRSPTRIMTPSPLGCHATYSQPILSSNQQQLSASCLMLPRSSVALDSNLLLPHKKYVPSGRVTNFSNDHPTGNLPIFMRQASSSASQMSHLLTQQNYIPPRLSSRSEFATDNSSRYVENRNRGRYGDKETREIIQNIDRLLV comes from the exons ATGGcagaatttaaaatgtacatattaaattattcaCTGTGTTATGTTGCTATAATTCCTTTACTTTTGTTGATAACTTCTGTCAAATATGGATTTACGACTTCGATATCCTCAAGTGTACACATTCGGGAGGAAAAACCAGAAG GATCGTTTGTCGTTAACGTTGCCGAGTTATTCAAAGCGGACAAATTAAAATTGTCTCGCCGAAAATTTCGTTTCAAAATGCTgagtgaaaaattgaaaactgtGACGTCAGAGGCTCAACATAAACCTACAAGTTGGGTGAAATTAGACTCTGAGACTGGGGTAATGACAACTTCACGTAAATTTGACAGAGATATGGAGTGTACCGGGGCAAATCAATGTGTTGTTCATATTCAG gtCATCATGCTTCCCCAAACTTCATTCACTTTTCTCGACCTCGATTTGGTCATCGATGACGTCAACGACAACCCACCTACTTTTGATCGTGACGTCATAAACGTAAAAATCAGTGAGAATTGGCAAACCGGAGAAACTTACAACCTTGATGCATTTGAAGCAAAAGACATTGATGCAG gCAACAATTCGCGGATACATTACGAACTATCTTCGAATGGATATTTCAGTCTTAAACAATCAACGGCGGTCGGAGGACTCCAGCATTTACAACTTGTCTTGAATAATAAATTAG ATCACGAAAAAGATTCTGAAATTAACATGATTCTTTCCGCAATTGACGGAGGTAACCCGGCCATGAGAAGCCAAGTCACTGTGAAAGTTTCAGTTGTTGATGTTAATGACAACTCTCCAAAATTTGACCAAGAG GAATACCGAATAACTTTAATAGAAAACTCAGCTCCGGGTATGTTGATTGACACCATTTCTGCTCACGATGCTGACAGCGGTGCTATGGGGACGATTCGTTACCATATTTCCACGAGAAATAACAAACTAGCACGAGAATTGCTTAATATAAATTCAAGAAATGGTGAACTTCGGCTCAAGGAACGTGTAGACCGAGAAAAACACGATAA GATTCGAATTCTTATCGAAGCACGTGATTCAGACATAACCAATCAAAGGATTGGAGAAACTTGGCTTGTTGTTGCAGTTGAAGACGTTAACGATAATTCTCCGATTATCAACACTGTATTCATTTTACATGCTATCGGAGACACAG TGTATATTTCGGAATCGGAACCGAAAGGGACATACTTACTACGAATATCAGCCACAGACGCAGATTCTGGGGACAACGGCAAAGTAGATTTCACGATGGAGACTAATTCCTTGTGTGGTAAAGCCAAAA ATGGTGATTCCCAACAGCCTGCCACTTTCGTACTTTACTCTGACGGCTTAGTGGCAACTTCGCGAGATTTGGACAGGGAGACTTGCCATAACTACATTATAACGATTTCGGCGTGTGATCGTGGGAACCCAGCCAA gtGTTCAAAAAAAGAAATCAAAGTGGCGGTGTTGGATGAAAACGAGCACGCTCCTAAATTTCGTGCTTCAACTCAAAGAGTGACTGTTTTAGAAGATTCACCTCCTGGAACATTAGTGACCACAGTCAGAGCTTATGATGCTGATTCAGAGGGAGGCGAAGCCGTTTTCGCCAACTCG AAAAACGAAATCATGGAATCGAAAAATGGCGTTGTGCAATATTTCATCACCAGCGGCGGCAGAGGACCATTTTCTCTCAACCGAAACACTGGATCTATTCGATTAAtcaaatcactggaccgtgaaacaaaaaatgaatggaAG ATAACAGTAACCGCGAGAGATGGGGCTGTTCCTTCATCACTGGAAAGTTCCTGTGTCGTCATAATTACTGTCGGTGATATCAACGATAACGCTCCAAGATTTTTTAATCCGGATAAAAACAATAGCTTGATATATGCAAGCACGGTTGAAAAAAGACCAATTATGAAATTGATG GCTAAAGACAGAGACGCAAACAAAAACGGAGAAATTCGATTCAAACTCCTATCGGAAAAGCAAAATAATGTCAATATATCATTTGAAAGCAACAGCAACACCTCTGTCGCAGGGGCTTTTGTTCTAAATCCAACAACCGGTGAACTGAAATTAAACTTTAGTAGGCAAAATGTTACTTCACTTCTTGGAATACATATTTTGAACGTTCAG GCATTTGATCTAGGTACACCAAGAAAGTCTTCAAACATTACAATACGTGTCTCAGTAGTAGATACGCCTATTGCGCACTTGAAACCAGGAGACTTGACTGCAGCCGGTCAAGATGACCCAATGTTGCTGGCAGTCTGCATTGGATCTGGGATCGCATTACTCCTTGTACTTATTGCAACGATATGGGCGGTTCGTTGTCACAAAACTAAGAAG GAATCAAAATCTTACAGCTTACCTAAAGAAGACGATGAACATAATGACGAAATTCACGACATCATATCTCTAGGTACACATGTTTCCGAACGCGTAGAACTTGCTACAGAAATGGAATGCGGAAACAAAAG TCGGATAACCTCAACAACAAAATTGATGGAAGATAGGCCAAGCTCAAGAAGTGAATCTGTTTCCAAATTGCCGCATTCCGACATGGGATACTTGACTGTAACTCGG CCCAGTCTCGATGTCGCATCTCCCTCCCATTCTGATGGCGACAGCGGAAGAGGAGACAGCGAAACAGATGGTACTTGTTATAACAAAATCCAGAAAAAAACGTTCCATATAGATCCGTCGACGTCTTCGACTCCGAATCATCTTTCAAATGAATTGGGTGTTAACTGTACAGAACAGTGTAAGATACTTGGACACAGTGACAGCTGTTGGATGCCACTGATAA GAAACTCAAATAGTGGAACCTCATCAAGAGAAGTAAATTCCCATCAAATGGAACATTCACGTCGTTTGGGAAGTATTTCAGAACATTCATCAGCAAGTAACGCTCCGAACTCTCGGAGTCACCATCCGCATCAGTCTTCTCATAATATGCGAGACGGAAGATCTCCCAGTATTGCCAGCAATATTGACGAAATTGAAAGTTTGAAAAGGACTAACATCATTGCAAATCGACGTGCTTGCGGGCCTAGGTCACCTACGCGCATTATGACACCATCTCCTCTCGGATGTCATGCAACGTATTCTCAACCCATTTTGAGTTCAAATCAACAGCAGCTGTCTGCCTCTTGTTTAATGTTACCGCGTTCTAGCGTAGCATTGGACTCAAACTTACTTTTACCGCATAAAAAGTATGTTCCATCCGGTCGAGTAACCAATTTTTCCAATGATCATCCAACTGGAAACTTGCCCATATTTATGCGCCAAGCATCGTCAAGTGCGTCTCAAATGTCTCACTTGCTAACACAACAGAACTATATTCCCCCTCGTTTATCTTCTAGAAGCGAGTTTGCAACAGATAATAGCAGTCGTTATGTTGAAAATCGCAATAGGGGCCGTTATGGAGATAAGGAAACAAGAGAAATTATTCAGAATATAGATCGGTTATTAGTTTAA
- the LOC144428292 gene encoding protocadherin beta-11-like isoform X2 yields MAEFKMYILNYSLCYVAIIPLLLLITSVKYGFTTSISSSVHIREEKPEGSFVVNVAELFKADKLKLSRRKFRFKMLSEKLKTVTSEAQHKPTSWVKLDSETGVMTTSRKFDRDMECTGANQCVVHIQVIMLPQTSFTFLDLDLVIDDVNDNPPTFDRDVINVKISENWQTGETYNLDAFEAKDIDAGNNSRIHYELSSNGYFSLKQSTAVGGLQHLQLVLNNKLDHEKDSEINMILSAIDGGNPAMRSQVTVKVSVVDVNDNSPKFDQEEYRITLIENSAPGMLIDTISAHDADSGAMGTIRYHISTRNNKLARELLNINSRNGELRLKERVDREKHDKIRILIEARDSDITNQRIGETWLVVAVEDVNDNSPIINTVFILHAIGDTVYISESEPKGTYLLRISATDADSGDNGKVDFTMETNSLCDGDSQQPATFVLYSDGLVATSRDLDRETCHNYIITISACDRGNPAKCSKKEIKVAVLDENEHAPKFRASTQRVTVLEDSPPGTLVTTVRAYDADSEGGEAVFANSKNEIMESKNGVVQYFITSGGRGPFSLNRNTGSIRLIKSLDRETKNEWKITVTARDGAVPSSLESSCVVIITVGDINDNAPRFFNPDKNNSLIYASTVEKRPIMKLMAKDRDANKNGEIRFKLLSEKQNNVNISFESNSNTSVAGAFVLNPTTGELKLNFSRQNVTSLLGIHILNVQAFDLGTPRKSSNITIRVSVVDTPIAHLKPGDLTAAGQDDPMLLAVCIGSGIALLLVLIATIWAVRCHKTKKESKSYSLPKEDDEHNDEIHDIISLGTHVSERVELATEMECGNKSRITSTTKLMEDRPSSRSESVSKLPHSDMGYLTVTRPSLDVASPSHSDGDSGRGDSETDGTCYNKIQKKTFHIDPSTSSTPNHLSNELGVNCTEQCKILGHSDSCWMPLIRNSNSGTSSREVNSHQMEHSRRLGSISEHSSASNAPNSRSHHPHQSSHNMRDGRSPSIASNIDEIESLKRTNIIANRRACGPRSPTRIMTPSPLGCHATYSQPILSSNQQQLSASCLMLPRSSVALDSNLLLPHKKYVPSGRVTNFSNDHPTGNLPIFMRQASSSASQMSHLLTQQNYIPPRLSSRSEFATDNSSRYVENRNRGRYGDKETREIIQNIDRLLV; encoded by the exons ATGGcagaatttaaaatgtacatattaaattattcaCTGTGTTATGTTGCTATAATTCCTTTACTTTTGTTGATAACTTCTGTCAAATATGGATTTACGACTTCGATATCCTCAAGTGTACACATTCGGGAGGAAAAACCAGAAG GATCGTTTGTCGTTAACGTTGCCGAGTTATTCAAAGCGGACAAATTAAAATTGTCTCGCCGAAAATTTCGTTTCAAAATGCTgagtgaaaaattgaaaactgtGACGTCAGAGGCTCAACATAAACCTACAAGTTGGGTGAAATTAGACTCTGAGACTGGGGTAATGACAACTTCACGTAAATTTGACAGAGATATGGAGTGTACCGGGGCAAATCAATGTGTTGTTCATATTCAG gtCATCATGCTTCCCCAAACTTCATTCACTTTTCTCGACCTCGATTTGGTCATCGATGACGTCAACGACAACCCACCTACTTTTGATCGTGACGTCATAAACGTAAAAATCAGTGAGAATTGGCAAACCGGAGAAACTTACAACCTTGATGCATTTGAAGCAAAAGACATTGATGCAG gCAACAATTCGCGGATACATTACGAACTATCTTCGAATGGATATTTCAGTCTTAAACAATCAACGGCGGTCGGAGGACTCCAGCATTTACAACTTGTCTTGAATAATAAATTAG ATCACGAAAAAGATTCTGAAATTAACATGATTCTTTCCGCAATTGACGGAGGTAACCCGGCCATGAGAAGCCAAGTCACTGTGAAAGTTTCAGTTGTTGATGTTAATGACAACTCTCCAAAATTTGACCAAGAG GAATACCGAATAACTTTAATAGAAAACTCAGCTCCGGGTATGTTGATTGACACCATTTCTGCTCACGATGCTGACAGCGGTGCTATGGGGACGATTCGTTACCATATTTCCACGAGAAATAACAAACTAGCACGAGAATTGCTTAATATAAATTCAAGAAATGGTGAACTTCGGCTCAAGGAACGTGTAGACCGAGAAAAACACGATAA GATTCGAATTCTTATCGAAGCACGTGATTCAGACATAACCAATCAAAGGATTGGAGAAACTTGGCTTGTTGTTGCAGTTGAAGACGTTAACGATAATTCTCCGATTATCAACACTGTATTCATTTTACATGCTATCGGAGACACAG TGTATATTTCGGAATCGGAACCGAAAGGGACATACTTACTACGAATATCAGCCACAGACGCAGATTCTGGGGACAACGGCAAAGTAGATTTCACGATGGAGACTAATTCCTTGTGTG ATGGTGATTCCCAACAGCCTGCCACTTTCGTACTTTACTCTGACGGCTTAGTGGCAACTTCGCGAGATTTGGACAGGGAGACTTGCCATAACTACATTATAACGATTTCGGCGTGTGATCGTGGGAACCCAGCCAA gtGTTCAAAAAAAGAAATCAAAGTGGCGGTGTTGGATGAAAACGAGCACGCTCCTAAATTTCGTGCTTCAACTCAAAGAGTGACTGTTTTAGAAGATTCACCTCCTGGAACATTAGTGACCACAGTCAGAGCTTATGATGCTGATTCAGAGGGAGGCGAAGCCGTTTTCGCCAACTCG AAAAACGAAATCATGGAATCGAAAAATGGCGTTGTGCAATATTTCATCACCAGCGGCGGCAGAGGACCATTTTCTCTCAACCGAAACACTGGATCTATTCGATTAAtcaaatcactggaccgtgaaacaaaaaatgaatggaAG ATAACAGTAACCGCGAGAGATGGGGCTGTTCCTTCATCACTGGAAAGTTCCTGTGTCGTCATAATTACTGTCGGTGATATCAACGATAACGCTCCAAGATTTTTTAATCCGGATAAAAACAATAGCTTGATATATGCAAGCACGGTTGAAAAAAGACCAATTATGAAATTGATG GCTAAAGACAGAGACGCAAACAAAAACGGAGAAATTCGATTCAAACTCCTATCGGAAAAGCAAAATAATGTCAATATATCATTTGAAAGCAACAGCAACACCTCTGTCGCAGGGGCTTTTGTTCTAAATCCAACAACCGGTGAACTGAAATTAAACTTTAGTAGGCAAAATGTTACTTCACTTCTTGGAATACATATTTTGAACGTTCAG GCATTTGATCTAGGTACACCAAGAAAGTCTTCAAACATTACAATACGTGTCTCAGTAGTAGATACGCCTATTGCGCACTTGAAACCAGGAGACTTGACTGCAGCCGGTCAAGATGACCCAATGTTGCTGGCAGTCTGCATTGGATCTGGGATCGCATTACTCCTTGTACTTATTGCAACGATATGGGCGGTTCGTTGTCACAAAACTAAGAAG GAATCAAAATCTTACAGCTTACCTAAAGAAGACGATGAACATAATGACGAAATTCACGACATCATATCTCTAGGTACACATGTTTCCGAACGCGTAGAACTTGCTACAGAAATGGAATGCGGAAACAAAAG TCGGATAACCTCAACAACAAAATTGATGGAAGATAGGCCAAGCTCAAGAAGTGAATCTGTTTCCAAATTGCCGCATTCCGACATGGGATACTTGACTGTAACTCGG CCCAGTCTCGATGTCGCATCTCCCTCCCATTCTGATGGCGACAGCGGAAGAGGAGACAGCGAAACAGATGGTACTTGTTATAACAAAATCCAGAAAAAAACGTTCCATATAGATCCGTCGACGTCTTCGACTCCGAATCATCTTTCAAATGAATTGGGTGTTAACTGTACAGAACAGTGTAAGATACTTGGACACAGTGACAGCTGTTGGATGCCACTGATAA GAAACTCAAATAGTGGAACCTCATCAAGAGAAGTAAATTCCCATCAAATGGAACATTCACGTCGTTTGGGAAGTATTTCAGAACATTCATCAGCAAGTAACGCTCCGAACTCTCGGAGTCACCATCCGCATCAGTCTTCTCATAATATGCGAGACGGAAGATCTCCCAGTATTGCCAGCAATATTGACGAAATTGAAAGTTTGAAAAGGACTAACATCATTGCAAATCGACGTGCTTGCGGGCCTAGGTCACCTACGCGCATTATGACACCATCTCCTCTCGGATGTCATGCAACGTATTCTCAACCCATTTTGAGTTCAAATCAACAGCAGCTGTCTGCCTCTTGTTTAATGTTACCGCGTTCTAGCGTAGCATTGGACTCAAACTTACTTTTACCGCATAAAAAGTATGTTCCATCCGGTCGAGTAACCAATTTTTCCAATGATCATCCAACTGGAAACTTGCCCATATTTATGCGCCAAGCATCGTCAAGTGCGTCTCAAATGTCTCACTTGCTAACACAACAGAACTATATTCCCCCTCGTTTATCTTCTAGAAGCGAGTTTGCAACAGATAATAGCAGTCGTTATGTTGAAAATCGCAATAGGGGCCGTTATGGAGATAAGGAAACAAGAGAAATTATTCAGAATATAGATCGGTTATTAGTTTAA
- the LOC144428222 gene encoding glutathione S-transferase 2-like, with translation MGKLIFGYWAPRGLGAPIRMLLVYGNIDYEEITYRSPSSGAKCAEWIADKQSMTSEGFDFPNLPYIIDGNVKITQSWAIYKYLGRKLGLMPNTDNKICQAEILEGEIQDLRTLNYSFYSPDLYEKQKEIKERQETKIEYLEKYFQGKNFCVGR, from the coding sequence atggGTAAACTTATTTTCGGGTATTGGGCTCCGCGGGGTTTAGGTGCCCCTATAAGAATGCTTTTAGTGTACGGTAACATTGACTATGAAGAAATAACATACCGATCACCTTCTTCCGGTGCAAAGTGTGCTGAGTGGATTGCTGACAAACAAAGCATGACATCAGAAGGTTTCGATTTTCCAAATCTACCTTATATTATTGATGGAAATGTTAAAATAACACAAAGTTGGGCGATATACAAGTATCTCGGTCGAAAACTTGGACTGATGCCAAATACAGACAACAAGATATGTCAAGCTGAAATATTGGAAGGCGAAATACAAGATCTCCGGACTTTAAACTACAGTTTTTACTCACCAGATCTTtacgaaaaacaaaaagaaatcaagGAAAGGCAAGAAACAAAGATTGAATATCTTGAAAAGTATTTCCAAGGCAAGAACTTTTGTGTTGGGAGATGA
- the LOC144428263 gene encoding uncharacterized protein LOC144428263, translating into MMENRQRKCLVTNLKSLESPLLLQHPKTNNDEKTQACKICGISFARVIDLELHSNIHLVERNFFGEFVQSVSSKYLSEECSRPNDEMQTSTVFSDPTSHTADQHCCDICHRSFSDFSSLKSHKRNHASDKLFSCQICHNSFNLPADLKFHMTENRPQNSYVCGTCGQVFSKSAYLRMHTKTHIHSKVHICSICGKHFSRGYHLKRHLDTHTGEKPYSCELCGKTFTQESGLKMHGSIHSGERPFVCKTCGKAFYRAWHLKRHLDTHMKVNVSNRIQPPSPKSVSYFESMDEDLKPNFLTYVSGNHQTMKEMALEQEPSIEKDVSDVSSSQLDKENLSSQSIFKSPFPHETCKLHENNLELELQSLMKENVEVFKRDDNNNDRPLDLSRGSQFALDSI; encoded by the coding sequence ATGATGGAAAATCGACAACGAAAATGTTTggtgacaaatttgaaaagtcttGAGTCGCCTCTTTTGCTACAGCAcccgaaaacaaataacgaTGAAAAAACACAGGCTTGCAAAATCTGTGGTATCTCATTTGCAAGAGTGATTGATTTGGAACTACATTCAAATATCCATCTCGTTGAAAGAAATTTCTTTGGAGAGTTTGTACAGAGtgtttcttcaaaatatttatcagaaGAATGCTCTCGTCCTAATGATGAGATGCAGACATCTACTGTCTTCAGTGACCCGACGAGCCACACAGCAGATCAACATTGTTGTGATATATGCCATCGatctttttctgatttttcaagTTTAAAATCCCATAAAAGAAACCATGCAAGTGACAAGTTGTTTTCATGCCAAATATGTCATAATAGCTTCAATTTACCTGCAGATTTAAAATTCCACATGACAGAGAATCGGCCACAAAACTCGTATGTTTGTGGGACATGTGGCCAAGTTTTTAGTAAATCTGCATATTTGAGAATGCATACAAAAACTCACATTCATTCCAAGGTGCACATATGTAGTATTTGCGGTAAACATTTCTCCAGGGGTTATCATTTGAAAAGACATCTTGATACCCACACTGGTGAAAAACCGTATTCCTGTGAATTATGCGGCAAAACTTTCACCCAAGAGTCAGGATTAAAGATGCATGGCAGTATCCACTCTGGTGAAAGACCGTTTGTATGTAAAACTTGTGGAAAGGCATTTTATCGTGCATGGCACTTAAAAAGACATCTTGACACACATATGAAGGTGAATGTGTCAAATAGAATTCAACCTCCCTCTCCTAAGAGTGTATCGTACTTTGAAAGTATGGATGAAGATTTAAAACCTAATTTTTTGACTTATGTGTCAGGAAATCATCAAACTATGAAAGAAATGGCATTAGAACAAGAGCCAAGTATAGAAAAGGATGTTTCTGATGTCTCTTCTTCACAACTGGATAAGGAGAATCTATCATCACAAAGTATTTTCAAGTCTCCTTTTCCTCATGAAACTTGTAAActacatgaaaataatttagaaTTAGAATTGCAATCTTTAATGAAAGAAAATGTTGAAGTTTTCAAGCGAGATGATAATAACAATGACAGACCATTAGATCTTTCTCGTGGTTCACAATTTGCACTCGATTCCATTTGA